One genomic segment of Natrialbaceae archaeon AArc-T1-2 includes these proteins:
- a CDS encoding VOC family protein produces the protein MQGTLDHVMMRVADLETSLEWYRSHLEYEEKDRYEGDGFTIVYLGPEELGEEAAMLELTHNEGEDDLELGDAWGHVAVRVPEGELEDHYERLMEGGVEDYRDPESCGGSYAFVTDPDGHEIELVQRDPELPTWSLDHTMIRVEDADEALGFWTRKFEYQAVGRWEADTFANYFVEPEDAAEEAMAVELTYNYDGQTYDVGDAWGHLCVRVDDLQEDWETLLEREAEDYRDPESNDDMYAFTKDQDGHEIELLERDFEAESLFPF, from the coding sequence ATGCAGGGTACGCTCGATCACGTCATGATGCGTGTCGCCGACCTCGAGACCTCCCTCGAGTGGTACCGGAGTCACCTCGAGTACGAGGAGAAAGACCGTTACGAGGGCGACGGCTTCACCATCGTCTACCTCGGACCCGAGGAGCTGGGCGAGGAGGCAGCGATGCTCGAGCTGACCCACAACGAGGGCGAAGACGACCTCGAGTTAGGCGACGCCTGGGGGCACGTCGCCGTCCGCGTCCCCGAGGGCGAACTCGAGGACCACTACGAACGGCTGATGGAAGGCGGCGTTGAGGACTACCGCGATCCCGAGTCCTGTGGCGGCAGCTACGCGTTCGTCACAGACCCCGACGGCCACGAGATCGAACTCGTCCAGCGCGACCCCGAGCTCCCGACGTGGTCGCTCGATCACACGATGATCCGCGTCGAAGACGCCGACGAGGCGCTTGGCTTCTGGACCCGGAAGTTCGAGTACCAGGCGGTCGGCCGCTGGGAGGCGGACACCTTCGCGAACTACTTCGTCGAACCCGAAGACGCCGCCGAGGAGGCGATGGCCGTCGAGCTCACCTACAACTACGACGGCCAAACGTACGACGTGGGCGACGCCTGGGGCCACCTCTGTGTCCGCGTCGACGACCTCCAGGAAGACTGGGAGACGCTGCTGGAACGAGAGGCCGAAGACTACCGCGACCCCGAGAGCAACGACGACATGTACGCGTTCACGAAAGACCAGGACGGCCACGAGATCGAACTGTTAGAGCGTGACTTCGAGGCCGAGTCGCTGTTTCCGTTCTAA
- a CDS encoding DUF7139 domain-containing protein: protein MTSLTEVYEASEREVSSLRRLYAGMGLVVAGAALAVLAVIVAATDLVVAETLTAREYGGIIGGLAAPVVLVGVFVVLPAGRRIQAAAAISASICLFGVALFWYAYPVHWDGHGQDLTLFVSTVYLIGFFSAIGSLFTAVVNFKTRNDPGGALELNVTRKGETKVVEVERDATSGLGGVGLLGGTPDGDVETQTGDVATDSSTSASASSTEPSAGAPAGDGGSTTTEISSPLEDGDGHDAELVDGPESGPTSPDPDPTDRYCGNCRHFRYVRSSSGMVPYCGFHDGTMEDMDACEEWTANHG from the coding sequence ATGACCAGCCTGACGGAGGTCTACGAAGCGAGCGAACGGGAGGTGTCGAGCCTCCGACGGCTGTACGCAGGGATGGGACTCGTGGTGGCAGGGGCGGCGCTCGCCGTGTTGGCCGTCATCGTCGCGGCTACCGATCTCGTCGTCGCCGAGACGCTCACCGCCCGCGAGTACGGCGGGATCATCGGTGGTCTCGCTGCTCCCGTCGTGCTCGTCGGCGTGTTCGTGGTGTTGCCGGCAGGCCGTCGCATCCAGGCAGCGGCAGCGATCAGCGCGAGCATCTGTCTGTTCGGGGTTGCGCTCTTCTGGTATGCCTACCCCGTCCACTGGGACGGCCACGGACAGGACCTCACGCTGTTCGTCTCGACCGTCTACCTGATCGGCTTTTTCAGCGCGATCGGATCGCTGTTTACCGCCGTCGTCAACTTCAAGACCCGAAACGATCCCGGCGGCGCACTCGAGTTGAACGTCACCCGAAAGGGTGAGACGAAAGTCGTCGAGGTCGAACGCGACGCCACGTCCGGTCTCGGCGGCGTCGGACTGCTCGGCGGGACCCCGGATGGCGACGTCGAAACCCAGACGGGAGACGTCGCGACCGACTCGAGCACGTCGGCGTCGGCGTCGTCGACGGAGCCGAGTGCGGGCGCGCCGGCCGGCGACGGGGGGTCGACGACTACCGAGATCTCGTCGCCGCTCGAGGACGGCGACGGCCACGACGCCGAACTCGTCGACGGGCCGGAGTCAGGGCCGACGTCTCCCGATCCGGACCCAACCGACCGGTACTGTGGCAACTGCCGTCACTTCCGGTACGTCCGGTCGTCCTCGGGGATGGTCCCCTACTGTGGCTTTCACGACGGAACGATGGAAGACATGGACGCCTGCGAGGAGTGGACGGCGAATCACGGCTGA
- a CDS encoding nitroreductase/quinone reductase family protein codes for MSRIRDRFIAVALALEARVANPIVAAVLRSSFHPLLSRWLLVLSYEGRRSGRRYTTPVLYREVDDELYLVTPAAYTTWWRNFGGGHPATVLYRGRWRRGVGSLVTDADAVIAHLRWLFAPVRRLSRTFLGRSRPGEDRLRRIGSGLVLVVVDLEQ; via the coding sequence GTGTCCCGAATTCGGGATCGGTTCATCGCGGTTGCACTCGCGCTCGAGGCCCGCGTCGCGAATCCGATCGTCGCCGCCGTGCTTCGCTCTTCGTTCCACCCACTTTTGAGCCGGTGGTTGCTCGTCCTCTCTTACGAGGGGCGACGGAGCGGTCGTCGGTACACGACGCCGGTGCTCTATCGCGAGGTCGACGACGAACTGTACCTCGTCACGCCCGCCGCCTACACGACCTGGTGGCGAAACTTCGGCGGTGGCCACCCGGCGACGGTCCTGTACCGGGGACGGTGGCGACGCGGCGTCGGCTCTCTCGTCACCGACGCAGACGCCGTCATTGCCCACCTCCGATGGCTGTTCGCGCCGGTTCGACGGTTGAGTCGGACGTTTCTCGGCCGATCGCGTCCCGGCGAGGATCGGCTCCGTCGGATCGGCTCCGGACTCGTACTCGTCGTCGTCGACCTCGAGCAGTGA
- a CDS encoding DUF5789 family protein produces MNDEDEEEHAVTLGERTPVEGAPLARVTARLTWPKEASEIDRLEGDSVIRTPEGPRELSAILEAVDETYFERRQEFEEHVRAVVGTGPVPTVDE; encoded by the coding sequence ATGAACGACGAGGACGAAGAAGAACACGCCGTAACGCTGGGAGAACGAACGCCGGTCGAGGGGGCACCACTTGCCCGCGTCACCGCCCGATTGACCTGGCCGAAAGAAGCGAGCGAAATCGATCGACTCGAAGGCGACAGCGTGATCAGGACGCCGGAGGGCCCACGAGAGCTGTCTGCGATCCTCGAGGCGGTCGACGAGACGTACTTCGAGCGCCGACAGGAGTTCGAAGAGCACGTCCGGGCGGTCGTCGG
- a CDS encoding A24 family peptidase C-terminal domain-containing protein, with protein MTLAVVSATVPDLLRLVAVPVFAWAAVRDVRIRRVPSAVWIPLGVLGAALLVWDGWTAWHAGGVVWSREFLLPAAVSLGFVAPLAYLFWWIGGFGGADAKALLVLALLYPTYPVYVVAGYSFPLTATPVGSFAFTILTNAVVVALAIPVSLAIRNAAAGRVGPITFVGRPIAAERLPEVHGRLLASPDGRARGGLDLDALRMYLRWRGLTLADVRDEPARYRDPASLPDEPNPPTDGIVTATHSTDGGDADEPDDDGSTTVEDWPHTPRDGSRPIDDPWGAKAFLEDIEGSAYGTTPAELRAGLEAVAEADRVWVSPGIPFLVPVFVGFVIALVYGDLLVGLVF; from the coding sequence GTGACGCTTGCGGTCGTGTCGGCGACGGTGCCGGACCTACTTCGGCTCGTCGCCGTCCCCGTCTTCGCGTGGGCAGCCGTCCGCGACGTCCGCATCCGGCGCGTCCCGAGCGCCGTCTGGATCCCCCTCGGCGTGCTCGGAGCCGCGTTGCTCGTCTGGGACGGCTGGACGGCCTGGCACGCAGGAGGGGTCGTCTGGTCTCGAGAGTTTCTCCTCCCGGCGGCGGTCAGTCTCGGCTTCGTCGCGCCGCTTGCGTATCTGTTCTGGTGGATCGGCGGTTTCGGCGGGGCCGACGCCAAGGCGCTTTTGGTGCTCGCTCTGCTGTATCCGACCTACCCGGTGTACGTCGTCGCCGGCTACTCGTTTCCGCTGACGGCTACGCCGGTCGGTTCGTTCGCGTTTACGATCCTCACGAACGCCGTCGTCGTCGCGCTTGCGATCCCGGTCTCGCTCGCGATCCGCAACGCCGCCGCGGGTCGGGTCGGACCGATCACGTTCGTCGGGCGGCCGATCGCCGCCGAACGGCTTCCGGAGGTACACGGCAGGCTACTCGCATCGCCCGACGGCCGGGCCCGCGGCGGGCTCGACCTCGACGCCTTGCGAATGTACCTGCGCTGGCGAGGGCTCACGCTCGCCGACGTTCGCGACGAGCCGGCACGGTACCGCGATCCGGCCAGCCTGCCGGACGAGCCGAACCCACCGACCGATGGCATCGTGACCGCCACACATTCGACGGATGGGGGCGACGCCGACGAACCGGACGACGACGGATCGACGACGGTCGAGGACTGGCCGCACACGCCGCGTGACGGGAGTCGGCCGATCGACGATCCGTGGGGAGCAAAAGCGTTTCTCGAGGACATCGAGGGAAGCGCCTACGGCACCACGCCAGCCGAACTCCGGGCGGGACTCGAGGCGGTCGCCGAGGCCGATCGCGTCTGGGTCTCGCCGGGGATACCGTTTCTCGTTCCCGTCTTCGTCGGCTTCGTGATCGCACTCGTCTACGGGGATCTGCTGGTCGGGCTGGTCTTTTGA